In the genome of uncultured Sphaerochaeta sp., the window GAACCACACGGGCAATCTATGGAGCATACGGGGACAAGTTTCCCCTGTACAAGACCATGCTCTTCGGATCGGTGCTCTGTATCGTCTGCTACTTGGTTGCGGCGTTGAGCCCTTTCCCCATGCTGAGTCTGGTCGCCTGTATTTTCAGCGGTTTGGGCAGCAGCTTGCTTTGGCCGGGGTCGGTTGTCAACGGTGCGAATCGGTTTCCTTTGGCCGGGTCTTCGCTCTTTGCCTTTTTGGCTGCAGGAGGGGATGCCGGGGCTGCCTTCGGTCCCTGGATGATCGGTCTCATTGCTGACGTATCTCCGAATTTGGTACGCATCGCACCTTGGCTCAGCTCGTTGAGCCTACAGGAGTCAGCTCTGAGAAGTGGGATGCTTTTAGGGACGATATTCCCGATCCTGATGGTCATATTCCTGAGGAAGATGCACCGTCTGGATGAGACGAGGATGGCATCGTAGTCTTGTTTTTCGCCAAAGCGAGCATCTCGTCGGCACTGCGCAATCGTCTGCTGATGTCCCGTGCAAGATTGAGGATGAGCATCGTGTAGGTCTTCAGGTTCTGCAGCGATATCTTGTAGAGGTCGCGGTTGGAGAGGGTGACGATTTTCGTGGCACAGGTGGTGATGACGGAAGCTGCACACCGCTGGATGTCGATCAGTTCCATCTCCCCGAAGGAGTCTCCTGCATGCAATGTGGTGATGATGCGTGATTGTTTCTTGCTGGTCTCCGACTGCCTCACTATGGCAACCTCACCCTCAACGATGAAGTAGACGCTGTTGTTGGGTTCTCCCTGTTTGAGCAAGGTGGTGTTGGCAGGAACTTCCTGCTCGACAAGAAAGGTCTTGATCAGGAGCAACTCGTCTTCGGTCAGCCCTCCGAACATGCTGTGCTTGCAGAGAAATTCATTGTCTATCATGCATTCGCTCATGCTTAATCGTACAAGCGCAAAACTGCGTACGCAAGTTTCCTGCCTTCAATAATGAGCAAAAATCAGACATAGTTCGGTTTGGATAACCAATATCCGTTTCATTTGCTATGGTGCAATGGACTTATCCGGCAAGGAAGGATACTCTTTTTCAAAGAGAGATGGCTGACGTAGGAGGTCCCTGCTGATTATCTATTACGTGCAAAACTGTGTACTTGGTATGTTGCTCCTGCTGATCCTGCTCTACTTCTTTCTCAAGCAGCAAGGAAAGCTGGAAATGGCAGGGCGGATGTTTCTTGCCCTTTGGGCAAGTAATTTTGCCTTGTTGGCCTTGGAGCTTAGCATCGATGTGATGGGTATCCATATCCCAAGGGCCTCTTTTGCTCCGCTTCTCTCTTTCCTCACTGCAATCTTCTATGTACTGAATGCCGCCCCAGGGGTTTTCTACTTTCTCTATATTCAGCATATGATGGGAAAGAGAGTCTCCAAGCGGTTTCTGCTTTTGGTTTTGTTACCTGCCTCACTTCATACGATGCTCGCGTTGGTCAGTCCCTGGACTGGGTGGTTGTTTGCAGTCGATGCATTGTCGCAGTACAGCAGGGGTCCGTACTTTTTCCTGACGGTTATCACCAACTATTCGTATCTGTTTTTCGGGCCACTCTATCTGTTGATGCACCATGAACAGCTGCAACGGAAAACCTACAGCACGCTGTTGATTTTTCCTTTTCCTGTAGCCATTGCTGGGTTCCTGCAGATCATGTTCTATGGATTGGAAGTGCTGTGGATCAGTCTCTCCCTCTCCCTTCTGATCCTCTTCTTCAACGTGGAATCGAATCAGGTCAACCGTGATTATCTGACCGGTCTGTTCAACCGTCGGTATTTTCAGAGAATGGCAACACTTGCCGTTGCGAAAAAGAGGGCAGGGAAGGCCCAATGGGCATTCCTGCTGGATATCAATGGGTTCAAGGCCATCAATGACACCTATGGTCATGCAAAAGGTGACGAGGCATTGATCGGCATTGCCCGACTTTTGGAACAGGTTGCTCCGAAGCACACCGTGGTCAGTCGCTACGGGGGAGACGAGTTTGCCCTGCTTACCCCCGGGCTTTCCGAACATGAGGTCGCCCAGTTTTTCGATGACCTTGAGCAGAAGCTCGCTGCCACCAATGCAGCAGGACAGTTCTGTGGCAGTATACGTGTCAGTGTAGGGTGCGCGTGCTTGCCTGAACGGGAGCACACAGACCTTGATGTTTTCCTGGTACAGCTGGACAAGAGTATGTATGTGGCGAAGCGTGAGAGCAAAAAAGCAACAGATCACCTACATTCCGTTCTTTTTCACATGTGCACAAAGGATAGGTCATAGAAGATTTATGATTTTCATGACATTATCTGGTAGCATCTGTTGCCGTTTTTCTTCGACATGAGTATGTTTACGCTGTTTACTTACGTAAGGAATTTTCTATGTACAAAAAGATGTTCATATTCGGATTGCTGCTTGCAACCCTCTTTTCTCCCCTCTTTGCAAAGCAAAGCCTTTCCTTGGAGCAAGCGCTTCAGCTTGCCAAGGCAAACAACCTCGGACTTGCCTCCAATGCAATTGACGTAGCTGCTGCAAAACGGGATGTCGATACTTCGTGGAATCTGTTTGTGCCTTCGGTCTCCCTGACGCTTTCGAATGCGGGGAGAGGGCCTGGATTCAATGCAGCAACTACATCGTTCACAAACCCTCTTACCGGTGTTACCTCAGATATCCCCATGGGTTCAACAAATCAGGGCCTCGGACTCAGCCTTGGTGTCTCCCTCACCCTCAATCCAGCAGTGAAAGACCAGTTGGACTCCTACAACCTCGGCTACCAGATCCAGCAAGTGACGTTCGCCCAAGCCCAGGCTGAGGTAGAACGCAATGTCACCAAGCTGTATTACTACCTTCTGATGGAAGCAGAGAACATCAAGGTGCAGGAGATGAACCTTGAGCTTGCCCTGAAGCAGTACGAGCAGGTGCAGACCAAGTTTGAGAGCGGGTTTGCTTCGGAGATGGAGATGCTCTCCAGCCAGTTGAGCTACGAGCAGCTCAAGACCCCCATCCAGCAAGCCAAGAATCAGTACCAGTCAAATCTCCTGAGCCTGAAAGCCTTGCTCGGCTTGGACTTGGCTGAAGAGTTGGAAGTTTCCGGCGATATCCCTGCAATGGTCAAGGAGCTGGAAGTCTCCGAGCTGCGTGAGTACCTGCAGAAAAGCTACTCGCTGACGCTCATCGACCTGAACATGGCCCAGCTGAAAAGCAGCTTGGAGTCGAACAAGAAGCAGGCTCTGATGCCTTCGCTCTCCCTCTCCACCTCCTACGACGTCTCCGCCTGGAATGAGAGTTACTCCAATACGTTCAGCGACTCTGTCACCTACTCGGTTGGAGTGCGCATCCCCCTCGATGGCTTCATCCCCAACTCACGCACGCAAGTGGGCTTGGCGAAGCTGCAGGACTCACTGGACAAGCTCTCCTTGCAGCGCAGGCAGGCACTGCAGCAGCTGGAGCTGGGAGTGGTTTCGAAGGTACAGAACCTGAACATGCTGGCAAGCCAGGCAGAGCTTGCCAAGCAGAGTCTCGAACTTACCGAGAAGCTGTACGTCATGCATATGATCCAATATGAGAGCGGCTATGTTACCTTCCTGCAGCTGCAGGAAGCACAGAACAACCTGGTATCGGCCAAGCAGAACATACTGGGTCTTGAATACCAATATGTCAGCGGTCTGATCGATCTGCTGTACGACCTGAACATCCAACACACGTTCCAAGCGAAGGAGTCGAACTGATCATGGCAAAGCAAAGATCCAAAAAGCGCATAGCAGGACTTGTGGTCCTGATTCTTCTCATTATTCTGGCCACCGCATTGGTGGTCATCAACCCGTTCCAGTACCTCAAGAGCCTTGCCCCCGAAGCGGTGGCAGAGACTTCGACGGAACAGGTAGCTGTACCTGTCAGGGTCTTGCAGACCGCAACCTCCACCTTGCAGAACACCATCCGTACCAACGGAAGTGTCATCGATCCCAGTTCGCTCGACGTATATCCTGAGGTAGCGGGGACCTTGAGCAGCCTGACAGTCAGTGTAGGACAGCGGGTTGAGAAGGATCAGGTGATTGCAACCATAGACCCTTCCCGTCCTGGGGTGGTCTACAAGGAAGTTGCAGTGAAAGCACCTGCCGGCGGTACTATCCTTGCCCTTCCCTTTGTGGTGGGGGCGGGGGTGAGCATGCAGGCGCCCTTGGCACGCATCGGTATGCTTGAAAACCTTGAAGTGGTTACCGACATTGCTGAACGGCACATCGGATCGGTGGGAATCGGCACAAAGGCCGAGCTTACCTTCAAGGCCTATCCTGGGCAGCGTTTCAGTGCAGAGGTCTCCCGGCTCAGTCCTGTGCTCAACCCCGGCTCCAGAACCCTGGAAATCGGGCTTACGTTTGAGGATGCGGAAGGAAAGATCAAGAGTGGCATGTTCCCCACCATCACGCTTTTCACGGAGCACCTTGACTCGGTCATTGCCATACCCCGGTCGGCACTGCTGTACAGCGGAAGCCAGGCCTATCTCTACATTGCTGACAACTCGAATGTTGCACATCGTGTCAATGTCGAAGTAGGGTTGCAGGTGGATGATATGATTGAGATCAAGTCAGGTCTCAATGAAGGGGACCTTTTGGTCGTCGAAGGCCAGAGCCTCCTTACCGAAGGTACGCTGGTGCGTGTTCTTCAGTAACAAAGGAATCAATGTATGAGTATTACCAATACTGTAGTTCGCAGGCCAACCACCATCATTGTCATCTACCTCCTGTTGGTGGCTCTTGCTTTGGTGGTCTATCCAAACTTGGCTGTGGAACTGTTTCCTGAAATGGACCTTCCCATGGTCATTGTCTATTCCACCTACCAAGGTGCGAGTCCTGAGACCATGGAGAGTAGGGTCACCAAGCTCATAGAGAGCGGGGTATCGAATGTCGGAGGGGTAAAGACCATCAGTTCCACCTCTTCCGAAGGGGTCTCGATGGTCATGCTGGAGTTTGCCTACGGCACTGACCTGGACAAGGCCAGCCAGTCAATCAACGACAACCTCAATCTCTTCGGGGACATGTTTCCCGAGGATGCCAGCAAACCCTCGATCTTCAAACTGAACACCAACATGATGCCGGTCATGAACATCGCATTGCGCGGTTCTGACGGGCAGGATGCGAATGAGCTCAGGGAGGTGGTCAAGGACTTGGTGCAGAACCGACTGGAGCGGGTAGGCGGTGTCTCCTCCACCTCCATCAACGGTGGCCAGGATGCATTCATCCAGGTAGCCATCGACCAGAATCGGCTGGACGCCTACGGCCTGACGCTTTCACAGGTGGCGTATGCCCTCAACCCGCAGAATCTGCAGGTAGGGGCGGGCTCGCTCATTGAAGGCGACCTGTCCTATCTCTTGCGCACCGATGCCCAGTTCACTTCCCTTGAGCAGATAGAAGAGACCATGGTCACCTCCTTCCCCAAGTATGATGCAAAGGGGACGCTGATCGGCTCGAATGTGGTGCGTCTTTCTGACATCGCCACCGTTTCGTATGCATACCGTGATGCAACCAGCAAGGTGTATATCAACGGAGAACCGGGGGTGTACATCTCCGTTTCCAAGGAGTCGGACGCAAACAGTGTCCAGGTTGCCAAGCGCATCAACGACCTCATCGTGGAACTGAACAACGAGTTGCCGAAGGGCATGAGCCTGGAGGTCATCGTCGACACCACCTCGATGATTGAGTCGACGATCAATACCGTCTACCAGAGCTTGCTCTATGGTGTCATCCTGGTCATGGTGGTGCTCTTCATCTTCCTTCGGAGCCTGAAGTCCACATTCATCATAGGCATCTCCATCCCCATTTCCATGTTGCTCACGGTTCTGGTGATGTACTTCATGGGCTATTCCCTGAACCTTATGACCCTTACAGGCCTCATTCTGGGCCTGGGCATGACCGTCGACAGCTCCATCGTAGTCTTGGAGAACATCTTCCGCTATCGTGAACGTGGGGCAAAGCTGCATGCAGCAGCCATCCTCGGTACGAAGGAGATGATTGTTTCCATCACCGCATCCACGCTGACCACTGTCTGCGTGTTCGTGCCGATGGTGATGCTGCGCAGCAATCTTGAGATGCTCGGTGAGATGATAACCCCGATGGCCGGCACCATCATCATCAGCTTGTTGGCCTCCCTCATTGTCTCGGTCACCCTCATTCCTGTTCTTACCAGCAGCTATGTGCGTGTCTATACCCGTAAGCAGAAGCCGCTGAAGGTCCGCCTGCTTCGGTTCATCGATGAGAAGGCTGAAGCCGCATTCGAGGCTCTTGACCGTGGCTACAAGCGGGTGCTTGGCTTGTTGCTTTCCTACAAGTGGCTCACCGTCCTGTTGGTCGTCCTGATTCTGGTGCTGACCTTCCAGGCTTTCGGAGCCATGCATCGTTCGCTCTATCCGACCATGAGTGAGAATTCAGTCTCCCTGACGGTCACCCTTCCGCAGGGAACTACCCTGGAAACCACCGAAAGCTTGCTCAGGGATTTGGAAGAAAAGGCGAAGGTGGATATCAAGGGATACAAGGACATCATCGTCACCATTGGCGGAGGCGGCATGTTCGGCGGAGGTGGAACCAGCAGCGGTTCGCTGCAAGTCTCCCTGCTCGAAGACGAGGAGGGGGTGGATACCATGCAGCAGGTCCAGGAGAAGCTGAGACGCTACTTCGATCTCTATCCAGCAGCATCCTTCTCCTTCTCGCAGATGTCCATGGGGTTGGGCAATCTCAACCCGGTTGATGTGACGGTCAAGAGTGATGACCTCAATCTTGCTGTCGCGACTGCAGAACAGATAAGGGATCTCATTGAGGAGAACCTGCCAAACATCAAGGAGATCCGAACTGATTTCAGCAAAGGGCTTCCCGAGCTGCACATCAAGATCGACCGTGAACGGGCGTATGCGTATGGACTTACCATGCAAACCATTGCCACCGAGATCAGCAACAGCGTGAACGGTATGACCGCCACCCAGCTGAAGCAGAACGGAAATGACACCGATGTGGTGGTGATGCTGCAGAAGTCCGACCGTTCCAGCGAGCTGGATCTGAAGCGTATCTTTGTGCGTAATGCTATGGGTGAGAAGATCAGCCTGGACAACCTTGCCACCTTGGAACGCTCCACAGGACCTGTGTCCATCAGTCGTGAGAATGAGATGCGGACCGTGCATGTAATCGGAGGATTGGCAGAAGGGTATGCATCCAGTCAGGCTGAGACTGACATCAAGGCGTTGCTTGCTGAGAAGCTTCCCCTGTCCGATGAGGTGTTTCTTGAGTATGGCGGTGACTTTGCCGATATGAGCCAGATGTTCAATCAGGTGATCATGATCTTCATCCTGGCTGTCATCCTGGTCTTTGGTGTCATGGCCTCGTTGTTCGAGTCCTTCCGAAACCCCTTCATCGTTCTCCTGTCCATGCCGCTTATGATGGTAGGTGTAGTAGGACTGTACCTTATCACCGGGGAGACCTTCAGCCTGATCAGCGCCATCGGTATCGTCATTCTTGCCGGTATTGTCGTTAACAACGGCATCGTGCTCATCGAGTACATCAATTTGCTGCGCAAGCGTGGGCTTCCCATCAGGCAAGCCTGCATTGAAGCGGGCGGGAACAGGCTCAAGCCGATTCTCATGACCAGCCTGACCACCATCTTCGGTATGATTCCCCTTGCTTTCTTCGGAGGACAGGGTGCGGAGCAGATCCAGCCGATCGGGCAGACCATCATCGGTGGTATGGCGATCAGCACGTTGATGACCATCTTCTTCACTCCGGTACTCTATGCCCTGTTCAACAGGGACAAGAAGAAGAAGGATGTAGAGAGCATCGAAACCTATGCAGAGGAGCTGTGAGATGAGAAGAGTGGAAATCATTGCCGCCCAGGCAATCCTTGACGATGTACTGGAAGCGTTGGATCACTATGAGATCCCGATGCAATATACCATTATCCCAACTGCTCATGGCAGAGGCAGAACGATTCCCAAACTGGGAGACGATGTATGGCCGGAGGAGAATTTCATTCTCATCATCTACTGTGAGCATGGGTTGCTCACCCGCATTGAGGCAGCCCTTGAGTTGGTGAAGAAGAAGTACGACCACGAGGGAATAGGGTACTTCGTGATGTAAGGAAAAAGGCAACGGCTCACAAGGCTGTTGCCTTTCTCTTGGCCGTTCCCTCCATTCCGTGGTTGGTGTTTGTAGAGTGGCTGTGCGGACATCTTCGATTGAACCTCGTAAAATGCACATAGAATGTTTCCTCTGACGGAGGCTCAGAGGGGTACGCAGTTATAGTATTGGAACATAAGGAATAAATATGTGAAATTCAGCTCAAATAGATAGCCATAAGCCAAGATATAGTCAAAATTATTTCTTTCAGTCTTCTCAGATTTCGATTTTCCCAGTTTTCACTGTGGTTCCTTCACGAAAAATTGAGTGTCATTGGTGAATATTCGCATACCATGGTTATCTGGTTTTTCTTTTGCTGAGTCAATTTGCGGTACTGGAGCTGATGAAGATTGGCGAATATTGATTTATTCGCTTTTCTTGCTATACTCTGCATTATGGAAATTGCCAGACTCTCTCAAGTTTCTCATCTTGATATACACGCCGCTTTTCTGCGTGCCTTCAGCGATTATCAAATACCGGTGAAGGAAACGTTGGAAGAGATGGCAGTGGAGAACATGCAAAGGGGCATTGACTATGACGCCTCATTCGGAGCCTTTGCGGACAATGGTGAACTTGTTGGGTTTCTCTTCTGCGGAGTCAGAAACGATGAAGGGACTTTGAGATATTATGATGGTGGAACTGCAATAATTCCTGAATGGCGTGGACGTGGCATTGGGGGGCTTATTCTGGATACGGTGTTACCCGATGCAAAATCACGAGGTGCTTACGAATTTGTCCTTGAGGTCATTCAAGATAATCTAAAAGCACGAAAGCTTTATGAATCACGGGGTTTTTCCATTTCCCGGAATCTTCGATGCTATAAGAAAATGTTGAAAGACATTCCTTTGATGGGATCCTCCACCTATACAACCAAAACTCCTGAAATTGATGAGTATAAAGAGGTTTCCAAATCTCTTTCTTTGCCGTACATCCCTTCGTGGCAGAACACCAATTCGTCCGTACTCAGTATCTTTGAACATCTCATCACGCGTGTGCTGATCCACGGTGGGAAACCGGTCGGCTACTTTGTGCTGAATCCCCAAACGGGACATATCTTGCAAATGTCAGCATTAGAGGGATCGCCTTCTCTCTACAGTGAACTTTTGTCGCTTGTAAGAACCTGTACAATGGCCGATAGCGTAAAATTTATCAACCTTGACGATTCCTCAACATTCATTAGTTTTTTGGAAGAAGACGGATGGGAGCGTTACCTCGACCAATATGAGATGATCAAATGTTTCAAGCCTACTCCTTGAACTTACATCCGAACCTGGAAGGTTCCAGTCACTGAGGATTTTTCATCGGGGGGGTCAATTTTCTACAAATACCTGGATACTGTTGCTATGAAATTTCTCTTTTCTGATGTATCAAATCACGAACGACATCCTCTTTCAGCGGCTTCGAGAAGTAGTAGCCTTGTACCCTTTCAATACCGACACTCTTAATCAGAGCAAGTTGCTCCTCTGTTTCAACACCTTCGGCTATCACACACTTGCCCATCTTGTGAAGCATCTCCGTCAATATGGAGAGCATGGAGGGATTCGACATTGCCGCTTGAATCACGATTTTATCAAATTTGACGACAATCGGTACCAGGAAGGAATTCCACAACGGCCGCAGGAATCGTCAAATGGCGGTCTTGATAAGGATTTTCAAGAAATGGGTTCCGGGAGGAAGTTCCATAAACCAACAAGGCTGATCAGGAATGGTCAGCCTGAGACACACACCCATATAGTTCCAGTTGCAGATTTTGATGCGTACGTCCTACCTAACCGTGAACGGGCACAAATGCACTCTTTCGCGTTTTGCAAAGCTGGAGTATACTCGTGTATCAGAAGATGAGACCGAATAGGAGATCTTTTGGTATGCAACTAACCGATATCCAGATGCGAGACCCGTTTGTCTTGGCAGATCCAGAGAGCCAAACCTACTACCTGTATGGAACAACTGACAAGGATCCTTGGAAAGCAAAAGGCGTAGGGTTCGATGCATACCAGAGCAAGGACCTTCTTGCTTGGGAAGGACCTATTGAGGTGTTCTCTCCTGACAAGGCGTTCTGGGGTACCCACAATTTCTGGGCACCGGAAGTACACCGGTATAGGGGCCACTACTACCTGTTTGCCTCGTTCAAGGCGGAGAACCGCTGCAGGGGGACCCAGATCCTCAGCTCAGCGTCCCCCTTGGGTCCCTTCGTCCCGGTCAGTACCAAGCCTGCCACCCCGGAGAGCTGGGAGTGCCTGGATGGTACGTTGCATATTGATCAGAAAGGCAAGCCATGGATCGTCTTTTGCCATGAGTGGGTGCAGGTCAACGACGGACAGATTTGTGCCACACCGCTGTGTGATGACTTATCTGAACCAATCGCCGAACCGGTTGTATTGTTTCATGCAAGCGACGCTGCCTGGACGAAGAGCCTGGCCCGTCGTGATGGCTCCGGCTTGGTGGATGCACGCGTTACCGATGGACCGTTTCTACACACTGCACAGGATGGAACGCTCTTGATGCTCTGGTCGAGTGTTGGTCAGGAAGGGTATGTCATGGGCTATGCCACAAGCACCAGCGGATCGATCCTGGGACCGTGGGTACAATCAGAAGAACCGCTCATCGTCTGCGACGGAGGACATGGCATGATCTTCACCTCCTTCGAAGGACTGCGGTATCTGACGTACCACAGTCCGAACAAGACGCCGAATGAACGACCATTCTTCGCCCGGCTGGAAGAGCGTGACGGGAGCTTGGCATGCCTTTGAACAGAAAGGAACTGGTACGACAACAGAATCCTAAGATTGAATGCTACGACCCTGACAGCTTCCTCTCGGTAGGAAACGGCAACTTTGCCTATACCGTCGATTGCACAGGTCTGCAGACCGTCCTTCATGAGCGGGAAGGGAAGACCCCGCTATGCACCATGTCCACATGGGGAATGCACTGCTATCCGGGCAAGGAGGTGCCTCACTACAAGCAGCTCAAGCTGAAACAGTATCAGGCGGGCGGACGCACAGTAGGGTACATGAGCGACAGCAAAGGCCAGGAAGCATTGTTCAATGACCTGAGGGTCAATCCCCATCGGTTCAACCTGGCACACATCGGCCTGCATTCCCCCCAAGGCATCGCAGCTGAGGAAATTTCTGCCGTTTCCCAGGAGCTCGACCTCTACCAGGGCGTGATCGGCAGTACCTTCACCTTCCACACGGAGCGGGTGCAGGTCACCACCTTTTGCGACCCCCATCAGGACCAGCTGGGGTTCTCCATTTCCAGTCCTTTGTTCCGAACAAAGCAGTTGGCGCTCAAGATATCCTTTCCCTATGCCTCGCATCTGATCAGCGGAGCGGACTACACCAAGGCCGATGCACACCAGAGCAGGGTTGACGCCCTCGCTCCCACCACCTGTACGCTTGTGCATAGCATGGATGCAACCACCTACTGCCTTGGGTGTGCATCAGAAGAGCCATTCAGCCTTGAGGCTGTGGGGAACCACACCTATCTGCTGTATCCAAACGAAGAGACCCTCACGCTGTGCATTCGCTTCTCAGCGGGTGAGAAGACAGAACAGCCGACCAAGTATGCGCAATCGCTGGAGGCAACACGCAGTCATTGGGCTTCGTTCTGGGAAGAGGGTGGTTTCATCGACGTCTCCCAAAGCAGTGACAGCCGTGCAAAGGAACTGCAGCGCCGCATGCTGCTTTCTCGTTACCTGCTTGCGATCCAGTGCAGTGGCAACACTCCTCCCCCTGAGACAGGCCTTACCTGCAACAGTTGGTACGGCAAATTCCATCTGGAGATGCACCTTTTGCATGCAGCGCACTTCTGCCTCTTCGGCCAAAGCTCGCTGTTTGAACGCTCGCTTGCGTATTACCTCAGCATTCTGCCCTCAGCCATCGAGCGGGCCCGCCAGCAAGGCTATCGGGGAGCCCGATGGCCGAAGATGACCGACGCCAGCGGAAACGACAGCCCTTCCTCCATTGGAACGCTGCTCATCTGGCAACAACCCCATCCGGTTTTCTATGCAAGCTTGCTGGACAAGACGAAGCCGGACTCACCCTTGCTTGCTGCCTGGAAGCCCATCATCGAAGAGACGCTGACCTTCATGGCCGACTATGTCCTATGGGATGAGCAGCGCAAGGTCTATGTGCTCGGTCCCCCGGTAATTCCGGTGCAGGAGAATCATGATGCTGAAACGACGCTGAACCCAAGCTTTGAGCTCTCCTATTTCCGTTGGGCTTTTGCAGAGGGCATCAGGCTCTTCAGAAAACTCGGAGGAGAACCAGACCCGGTATGGGAAGAGGTTGAGAACCATCTTGCTCCCTTGCCGGTAGCGCAGGGGCGTTACCTTGCCCAGGAGCACTGTCCCGACACCTACGGTGCGTATGCCTACGATCATCCATCCCTGCTCTTCAATCTCTCGCTTCTAGGGATGCAGGGCATTGACACAGCCCTCATGGAAGCCTCTTTGGAAGGGGTGATGAAGCACTGGAAGCTGGAAGAACTCTGGGGCTGGGACTTCCCCCTGATGGCCATGTGCGCAGCAAGGTTGGGAAAACCGGAATTGGCAATTGACCTGCTGCTTGCCGATTCGCCGAAGAACACCTATACCCCCAACGGGCACAATGCCCAGTTGCCGAAGGCAGATCTTCCCCTCTACTTGCCCGGTA includes:
- a CDS encoding PG0541 family transporter-associated protein; amino-acid sequence: MRRVEIIAAQAILDDVLEALDHYEIPMQYTIIPTAHGRGRTIPKLGDDVWPEENFILIIYCEHGLLTRIEAALELVKKKYDHEGIGYFVM
- a CDS encoding efflux RND transporter periplasmic adaptor subunit, coding for MAKQRSKKRIAGLVVLILLIILATALVVINPFQYLKSLAPEAVAETSTEQVAVPVRVLQTATSTLQNTIRTNGSVIDPSSLDVYPEVAGTLSSLTVSVGQRVEKDQVIATIDPSRPGVVYKEVAVKAPAGGTILALPFVVGAGVSMQAPLARIGMLENLEVVTDIAERHIGSVGIGTKAELTFKAYPGQRFSAEVSRLSPVLNPGSRTLEIGLTFEDAEGKIKSGMFPTITLFTEHLDSVIAIPRSALLYSGSQAYLYIADNSNVAHRVNVEVGLQVDDMIEIKSGLNEGDLLVVEGQSLLTEGTLVRVLQ
- a CDS encoding cyclic nucleotide-binding domain-containing protein; translated protein: MIDNEFLCKHSMFGGLTEDELLLIKTFLVEQEVPANTTLLKQGEPNNSVYFIVEGEVAIVRQSETSKKQSRIITTLHAGDSFGEMELIDIQRCAASVITTCATKIVTLSNRDLYKISLQNLKTYTMLILNLARDISRRLRSADEMLALAKNKTTMPSSSHPDGASSSGI
- a CDS encoding GGDEF domain-containing protein translates to MLLLLILLYFFLKQQGKLEMAGRMFLALWASNFALLALELSIDVMGIHIPRASFAPLLSFLTAIFYVLNAAPGVFYFLYIQHMMGKRVSKRFLLLVLLPASLHTMLALVSPWTGWLFAVDALSQYSRGPYFFLTVITNYSYLFFGPLYLLMHHEQLQRKTYSTLLIFPFPVAIAGFLQIMFYGLEVLWISLSLSLLILFFNVESNQVNRDYLTGLFNRRYFQRMATLAVAKKRAGKAQWAFLLDINGFKAINDTYGHAKGDEALIGIARLLEQVAPKHTVVSRYGGDEFALLTPGLSEHEVAQFFDDLEQKLAATNAAGQFCGSIRVSVGCACLPEREHTDLDVFLVQLDKSMYVAKRESKKATDHLHSVLFHMCTKDRS
- a CDS encoding efflux RND transporter permease subunit, with the translated sequence MSITNTVVRRPTTIIVIYLLLVALALVVYPNLAVELFPEMDLPMVIVYSTYQGASPETMESRVTKLIESGVSNVGGVKTISSTSSEGVSMVMLEFAYGTDLDKASQSINDNLNLFGDMFPEDASKPSIFKLNTNMMPVMNIALRGSDGQDANELREVVKDLVQNRLERVGGVSSTSINGGQDAFIQVAIDQNRLDAYGLTLSQVAYALNPQNLQVGAGSLIEGDLSYLLRTDAQFTSLEQIEETMVTSFPKYDAKGTLIGSNVVRLSDIATVSYAYRDATSKVYINGEPGVYISVSKESDANSVQVAKRINDLIVELNNELPKGMSLEVIVDTTSMIESTINTVYQSLLYGVILVMVVLFIFLRSLKSTFIIGISIPISMLLTVLVMYFMGYSLNLMTLTGLILGLGMTVDSSIVVLENIFRYRERGAKLHAAAILGTKEMIVSITASTLTTVCVFVPMVMLRSNLEMLGEMITPMAGTIIISLLASLIVSVTLIPVLTSSYVRVYTRKQKPLKVRLLRFIDEKAEAAFEALDRGYKRVLGLLLSYKWLTVLLVVLILVLTFQAFGAMHRSLYPTMSENSVSLTVTLPQGTTLETTESLLRDLEEKAKVDIKGYKDIIVTIGGGGMFGGGGTSSGSLQVSLLEDEEGVDTMQQVQEKLRRYFDLYPAASFSFSQMSMGLGNLNPVDVTVKSDDLNLAVATAEQIRDLIEENLPNIKEIRTDFSKGLPELHIKIDRERAYAYGLTMQTIATEISNSVNGMTATQLKQNGNDTDVVVMLQKSDRSSELDLKRIFVRNAMGEKISLDNLATLERSTGPVSISRENEMRTVHVIGGLAEGYASSQAETDIKALLAEKLPLSDEVFLEYGGDFADMSQMFNQVIMIFILAVILVFGVMASLFESFRNPFIVLLSMPLMMVGVVGLYLITGETFSLISAIGIVILAGIVVNNGIVLIEYINLLRKRGLPIRQACIEAGGNRLKPILMTSLTTIFGMIPLAFFGGQGAEQIQPIGQTIIGGMAISTLMTIFFTPVLYALFNRDKKKKDVESIETYAEEL
- a CDS encoding TolC family protein, with translation MYKKMFIFGLLLATLFSPLFAKQSLSLEQALQLAKANNLGLASNAIDVAAAKRDVDTSWNLFVPSVSLTLSNAGRGPGFNAATTSFTNPLTGVTSDIPMGSTNQGLGLSLGVSLTLNPAVKDQLDSYNLGYQIQQVTFAQAQAEVERNVTKLYYYLLMEAENIKVQEMNLELALKQYEQVQTKFESGFASEMEMLSSQLSYEQLKTPIQQAKNQYQSNLLSLKALLGLDLAEELEVSGDIPAMVKELEVSELREYLQKSYSLTLIDLNMAQLKSSLESNKKQALMPSLSLSTSYDVSAWNESYSNTFSDSVTYSVGVRIPLDGFIPNSRTQVGLAKLQDSLDKLSLQRRQALQQLELGVVSKVQNLNMLASQAELAKQSLELTEKLYVMHMIQYESGYVTFLQLQEAQNNLVSAKQNILGLEYQYVSGLIDLLYDLNIQHTFQAKESN
- a CDS encoding GNAT family N-acetyltransferase; protein product: MEIARLSQVSHLDIHAAFLRAFSDYQIPVKETLEEMAVENMQRGIDYDASFGAFADNGELVGFLFCGVRNDEGTLRYYDGGTAIIPEWRGRGIGGLILDTVLPDAKSRGAYEFVLEVIQDNLKARKLYESRGFSISRNLRCYKKMLKDIPLMGSSTYTTKTPEIDEYKEVSKSLSLPYIPSWQNTNSSVLSIFEHLITRVLIHGGKPVGYFVLNPQTGHILQMSALEGSPSLYSELLSLVRTCTMADSVKFINLDDSSTFISFLEEDGWERYLDQYEMIKCFKPTP